The DNA segment aaaatggtggggACTGGGAGTTACAGTCATTTGTTCATCTTCACACATTTAATAACTCATCCCTTTGATATTCCTTGATGAAATTAATATTTAGGTTCTCTAGTGTCCCGTAGATATCACtggtttgtggggtttttgtttttcttccttccttccttctttcactaATTTactttggtttctctgtgtagtggtcctgactgtcctggaacttgatttgtgaaccaggctggcctgaaactcagagatctacctgcctcagcctcctgagtgctgggattaaaggtgtgtgcctctaGAACCAGAACTTGTTTTTCCCTTTAGTCATCCTTATTAGGGTCTGGGACTGCATCTCCATATTAGAGCACTTTTTCAGCAAACCCATGGTCCTAGATCAGAGTGCGGTATGGTGGTGATCTATGTAGTGAGTACAGCCAGAACTGTATAGTAAAACCCTGcctggagggagggggaagaagcagAAACATAAAGAAAGTATATTGCAGCCTAGAAATATAATTCAGTTTGTAGAGGATTTGCCTGGAGCCACAGCACCCTGGCACTGCTTAAATCtgccatggtggcacacacttgtagtCCCAGTGCTCAAAGGatagaggcaggagcatcaggcATTCACAGGTCGTCTTCAGCTACACAGAGTTGGAAGCCAGCTTGGGCAacatgaaacactgtctcaaaaaaaaaaaaaaaaaaagttgtgttttttgtttgtttgtttgttttaaattgcattttacaTATGTATCTCTCTCAACACCCAAGGGCTACAGGGACATTATCAGGACTTCTTCATCTTTAGAATCTCTGCAGATGACCTAACACAGCGAGGGCTTGGCATCCTGTCAGCAGCTAATAAATGTTAGCtgaaagagggggttgggggaggacgGCAAGGGGGggcaggtgggggtggagggagagagagaggcagtggcGAGGGTGGTAGGGTGGAATCAGTGGGGTAGGCCAGGCCTTTGAGGGCTTCAGGGTGTGCTGCCAAATCTGGAAACTTTTCTTTTGGAGGGGGGGGGTGGGTGTTGGAGAAGACAAGGGCTGTTAAGCAGGCACAGTAGATGCCCTTGGTGGGGGCTTGGCAAAGTCTGTGTCAAAGCAAAGTCAGTCTTAATGAAAGAGTGTAGACAGCTTTGGACTTCGGTCAGGAATCCTGGAATCTAGGGCAGGCTGCAGAAGAAAGGTTGAGGGCATAGTGTCCTGGAGAGCACAgggtagaggaagaagaggaaaagtggCCCCTAAGACAGCTTGAGCACACAAAGTCAGGAAGTTACCAACCACCCAGAACACAGCCCTCCTGGATGAATGCCCACGTGTATTCATCACTCCCTGCTGGCCAACACCTGAGACCTCCCTGCAGGGTAACTTCTCCTTGTTCAGGTCTCAGCTCCAGGGACATTACCTCACTGACCTTTCCTGATCACCTGATTGATGCCCCTCCCACTactgcctttccttcctccttctactCTAGTCTTGATTCCTGTTTCTTTTATAGTTACCGTTTGAAATGGCGCGTTTTAGGGGagttgttttgttagttttttttgtttgttttgagacaggtcttactatatagctctggctggcttggaactcactatgtagactaggctggccttgaactcaagggatcctcctgcctctgcctcccaagtaatggaactaaaggcatgcacACCACATCCAGCCTGACGTTTTAATTTGTATACAGATGTTTTGCTTGCAGGGCTATGCACCAAGTGTGTGCAGTACCCATAGAGGCCGAAAGGGGGTgttggattccttggaactggagtcatagacagttgtgagccaccatgtagatgctaaGAAATGAATCCCAATCCTCCAGAAAGACAGaatgctctcaacctctgagccatctctccagcctggttggttgattaaaaaaaaaaaaaaaaaaaaggtctcagCCTTCCATTtatatagctaaggatgaccctTGAAGTTCTtgcttctattctttttttttttttttttttttctcggagctgggaactgaacccagggccttgcgcttgctaggcaagtgctctaccactgagccaaatccccaaccccgaagtccTTGCTTCTGATTCCCCCTgaccccaagtgctgggattatagactgAGATAGCAACCTAAgtattattttggtttgttttgagtttttaggcagggtctctgtagtccaggctatccTTGCCTTAaccctcttgccttagcctcctaaaAACTGAGATTTCAGGAATGAGCCACCTACTACTGGCTGGTATTATTTGTTTCTTGTATGGGTTAATATTCCCTTCCCACCATACTATGCGAGTGTGTCTATTTCACCAGTGTGGCCTCGGTGTCCAGAAGCCAGACAGTGGTAGATACACAGGATCTGTCCGTTGAATGAGTATGCCCCAGGTGGCTGACCCTGAACACAATCCAGGGGCCAGAACGAGTTTGGACTCCCTGGCATGCGGAAGATTCCTCTGCACACACGCTACTGGCTGAGTGGAGAGGAGTCTACAGAAACAGAGTTGGGGAAACAAGGCTGGGCATGTGCTCTGTGGAAGAGAAAGTAGGTCCAGGGAGTGAGAGCCCATGGCTTTGGTTcctggggctgaggctgaggctgtaaCTTGGTAGTTGGTTGAGTGCTTGCTTACTATGCATGAAGCCCTgtgtttctggggctggagagacctctccgtggttaagagcgttaactgctcttccagaagtcctgagttcaattcccagcaaccacatggtggctcacaaccatctgtaattggatctgatgtcctcttctggtctgtctgaagacagcaacactctagtcataaaataaatcttaaaaaagaaggaaagaaaccaacGAACCAACCAACCCTGCGTTTCTTTCTAGTACCCCACAAAACTAACTTGTTAACCCACAGCATGaagaagtagaggcagaggagttgggtgggtgggtggggtgttcAAGATCTTTGAACGCAGTCTGGAATActtgagatcctttctcaaaaagaggtgtgggggggggggctggggatttagctcagcggtagagcgcttgcctaggaagcgcaaggccctgggttcggtccccagctccgaataaaaagaacaaaaaaaaaaaaaaaagaggtgggggAAATGGGGGCGGGGGTGAGGGGCACCTGACTTAGATCCTGGCACTCTgcaaacaggtggatctctgtgagtttcaggacagccagggtgggaggtgggatggacaacacaataaaaataagtaaaaatgggggtgggaaaaaagaaaaaaaataagtaaaaatggagttggggatttagctcagtggtagagcgcttgcctgggttcagttctcagctccaggaagagagagagagagagagagagagagagagagagagagagagagagaaagagagagagagagagagaggacagaggagagaatTTGTAGGCTGGACCTTTGGGATTCTCACTGGGTCACTGGTttacaagttcttttttttttttttttttcttttttcttttttttcggagctggggaccgaacccagggccttgcgcttgctaggcaaacgctctaccactgagctaaatccccaacccctacaagttcttgaataaggaaggaagggcatAGTGGTTCACTCACTcctgaggcagagtcaggagaatTTTTGTGACTTCATgtgtggtctacatagcaagttctagtcCAGCAAAGGATGCATAACGAGACTGAGAGAAGGGACCCAGGGCTGGAGTGTGAGGACTCCTTGGCAACTAGGACACAATGAATGTGAAAAGAGCTGAAACATGGAGCCTGAGGCTTGGTTGGGCAATAAGGTTCCCTTGGAGAGTGAGGGCTACCATagtgtgttttgatttttaacagGCTCTCCGGCTGCAGACGTCCTAGTGGTAGAGTGGCGGTGTAGCGTGCACATATTCTGATTCCATCCTCAGTactacaacaaacaaacaaacccggcAGGCAGGTCTCTTTCAGTACAGGCAGGCCTCTTAGAGGGTAACAGTGAACTTCCGGAAGTCCTTCTCCACCTACACGAAGCACGCCCACTTTACGCAATCTTCCAGCCGGGGTTTCCTgctgctagacaagcactctaccaggaGCAATAGTCCCAATCCCGGCCCCCTGAACTCTTTGATGGCAGAAATTTTTATGAATCTGCCTTTTCTTTCCAGTTGGAATCACTacaaactttttttgtttgtttagtggaAAAATGCAAACACTTCTGGAACAGCAACAAAAACGAAGCTAGGAGAGTTGCTGTTTTCTCTCCTGTTTTGGccgtgctggggactgaactccgGGCCTCCCACGGGCAAGGAAAGCTTTTCACTCCGAGCTCTTTTTCCGCTCCCTCCTGGTCTTTCCCGGAACGACTGCACCATCTCTGTGTGACACTCTCACGCCCCCTGCTGCCCCTTCCCTGGACAGCAGTGGCCATGCCAAAGACCAGAATGACCTTAGACAACAAATTTCTATACTGATTTGAGAGATGGGAGCTGGAGTCTCAGAGTGTGGGTGTTGGAGAAGAGGGCAGCTTCCAGAAAGGggtgcgtgtgcctgtgcgtgtgcgtgtgtgtctgtggctCCTGTGCCTGAGGCTCAGCCtaagaaagtttttcttttttttttttttttttttggttctttttttttttcggagctggggaccgaacccagggccttgcgcttcctaggtaagcgctctaccactgagctaaatccccagccccaagaaagtTTTTCTTATCCACAGGAAAACTCTCTTTGCCTTCCTGACTATGTCATAGCCTCATCAACTCTGTGCATTTTTGCAACACATACAACTTCCATTTATCCTTCCATTTGTTGCCCTTGGAAGCAAACCTGCCTCTCCTAAGGGTCTGTGAGCATCCAAAGGAAGCATGATTGTTTTGTTCTTCCTTATATCTCACTGCTTGCCTTACTGcctggtcctctgccagagcacagtaaatatttgttgaataaaggaGTCAGTTGCATCcaaagttcttttttatttttgaaggcagggtttcatgtagcccaggctggcctcaaacatgtcatatagccaaggataaccttgaggTCCCAATTCACCTCTCCGGGATTTAAGGATGTGCACAGCCGTGCCTGCTTCTCAAAGGGGTTTAGTGGGAGGTGTGGGTATCATTGCTAGGGCTCTGAGGGCAACTATGAGTCCAGATGTCCTGGCTTCTGCTCAGGGCTTTGTCTATGTCCAGTCTCTGTCCTTGTACCCAAAGGTCACTCAGGcaaaaggaagcagaagagtCCTCTCCTAGAGAAGGAGGTTGGTAGAGCATCAGGAGGATGGTGTAGAGCATATATgtacaccatgcctggctccccCGTCTCCCCTTCCTATTCCAGTTTTATATTCTAGTTATAGAACCATAGGCCTCATGAATGATAGGCTTGCACTCTGTGtttgagcaacacacacacacacacacacacacacacacacacacacacacacaagtcatccctctctttcctcccagcGGTTTCCTGCCCCTCAGAATGTGTTCCCTCTCCTTCAGCTAACATACTTATGTGACTTATGTGGCATTTTCTTACCTGGTAAAGCCCCAAGGGAGAGATGGCCCTGAGGGTGGGACCAGAGTCTCCAGAGGGAGGCAAGTCTTAAAAGAGATGTAGAAAGGACCTCCATCTTTGGTCCTTGGCTCAAGGCTACTTTGAATACATCCAGCTTCAGTTGAAGAGGGAGTCCCACCGCCAAGGGTAAAGCTAGTTTAGGTTCTGCTTCAGAAGACAGAACCACCGTCTGCAGTGGGTGGGGTAGAGATAGGCATTAAGACGGGAAAGAATGCAGGACCTCACAGTCCCTCTAACTACTTTAATTCAGCCTCTGATCTATATTCCCATGCAGCTTCCTGGTTTGAACTTCTATGAAACAATATCCAGCCCCAAGTAAACATGCATTCTaggtaaaagcagtttgcattctgtGGATATGTCCCAGGCATGCATGCTGATCACAATGCCCCCTTAAGCCATTCTACTATCAAAAGCCTCCCTTGCCTCATTTCCCCATAATCCACTAAATCTAGCCAGCATCCCATCCTGTCCCTTTACTTGGTCTTGGAGGTGAAGGGTGAGCCAAGAAGAATTTGTCCCTGTCCCAAGAGTAAGGAGTCGTCCTGCTCCATCCACCAGCTTAAATCCCAGCTCCAGAGAAAAGGTCCAGGGGTCTGTGTGAGGCTGGGGAATGTCTGGGGGGAGAGATGATCCTCCTCAGGCCTTAAGATTTgggttttggggctggggatttagctcagtggtagagcgcttacctaggaagcgcaaggccctgggttcgatccccagctccgaaaaaaaaaaaaaaaaaaaaagaaccaaaaaaaaaaaaaaaaaagatttgggttttatggggttggggatttggctcagtggtagagcgcttgcaaggccctgggttcggtccccagctccgaaaaaaaaagaaaaggaaaaaaaacaaaaaaacaaaaaaagatttgGGTTTTATGGAGAGGTGAGCATAGTGTTTAAGAGAGACAGCAGAAGGCAGAGCTGGCCTTGGAGGAGAAAGAGACTTTCAAAAGTCTACCTTGGAGACTGAATTCTGCATGGGTCCCTGGAGGGAAGAACAGTCCAGGTTGCAGGTCCACATCACAGTTCCCAAGGCTAGTTCGGGCAGAGGTTGAGAGCTGGGCCTGGTGGCCCAGCCAGATATCTCGGCGTATACAGCCATCCAGGGCAGGAACGAGCTAaaagtgggtgggagtggaagggAGGGAAATTATTGGGAGGTGGAATTAGGGCATCTGAACCCCAAGCTGTAGCAAATTTCCTCAGAAATGCAAGCATTTAGCTTTTCTCCATGTAGCTTTTATTCGACTCCCCCTCCCTAAAATCTGAACTTAGATTTCCATAGCTTAGCCCCGGGATATAGTTACCGGAAACCGAAGTTtggaagtggggaggaggagcCCCCCTAGTGCAATCCTCATGCTGAGCTGGGGATGGTCAGCCAGGGATGCAGAAACTTGTCTCAGGCATAGCATCTCTTTTCCATCCACCCATAGCAGCAGTGAATCCCCGTTCATCTTTAGCTCCACCTACAGGAGGTGGTGAGAAGCAGAATGAGAGGGCCCCGGAGCCTGTCTCAGGGGCAGCCTGGCACAGCAGAAAGAGGATGCAAGCTTGGCTCACGAAGACTGTCGCTTACTTACTGACTCAGCCTTGGGATTCCCATCTGACGGAAGTGGGGGACAAGAAGAGCTACTTTCCCAGGGATTGTGTGTTGCTGAGACACAGGACCACGCTGAAGGGATGCTCTTGTTCTTCCTCAAATCACATTAGGGTGACCCCTCCCCATGGAGGCAGAGTTCTCTTACCGGGTGCCATCTCCCATCATTCAGCCGAGGGCCAAAGCCTACTGTAAGCCGAGCCCAGAGATTGTGCAGCTGGATTTCAAGCTGGCCATCCCGCAGTCCCAGCATGAACCAGTCATCTTCAGTGTTGGTGTCCCCATAAAAAATCACTCCCTCTGGATCCCAGGTTCGAAActcaaaggaggaagagggtctGGAAGGACACGGAAGGGGAGACTGTAGATGGGATGTGGGGGTTTCAGGGTTCTGGGAGAAAATATATAGAGAGTATagaaaaggggagagggcagacggggtgggaaggggaggtcagaggactgggTTAAGAGGCCAAGTGGCTCCCTTACTTGCTGATTTTGGTGAGGTCAATGGTCAGAACAGTGACGGGCTCTTGTCCTGGGCCATTGCTGAGGTATTTAGCAGGAGAGTCCTGAGCACTctgtcaggaaaagaaaaaaaaaaaaaaaaaagaaaaaaagccaaccaGAGGCATTTCAGAGACAGAAGTACAGTTACAGGGTcagaggagcagaggaagagaaaggcagggcTAAAACGCAAGTTCATTTAAACACACAGAGGCTGAGAATCCTATCTCGTTCTTCTTTGCACCTGGATAGGGTCAATGTGTCTCAGGGTCCGTCCCTGGTGGGTGGGAGGCAGCGTCAATAGTAGCAACAACAGAAGCAGTCGGCAACGCAAGGAGGCCACCTCTCCCTTCTCCATAGTTAGCAGCTGTCCACCCAGTGGCTCAGAATATCTGAGGAGAAGCAGTGGGGGTAGGTAGCCTCTCACATGGGTGGTGGAGGGTTAAAGGTTGCTCCGGGGGAAGAAGGGGGGCAAGAGATAGGGACACTGACCCTGACCATGCGGCCCCTCTGAAGGCAGATGAGATGAGGGACAGAGTCCTTCCACTACTATCCCCTGCAGCCAGGACATCTATGGAGAACATCTCTTCTCCTCCACTGTTATCTAGTGTAGCTCCTCCAAGCCTTCCTCCCACAAGGGGAGGCTATCTAGGTTACACTTGAGATCTGGAAACAATTCTCCCTGCGTCTGCAACGAGCATCCTCTGTCGAGGCTAATGTTGAGGTGTGGAATCCAGAAATCTTGCTGACTGACCTAGGGAGACACACTTCACTTTTGTGCTTCAGTGACCTTGTCTGTTAAATGAGGAACATAATCCTTCTTCTATGGGGCTGCTGGGAATGAGGATCGAGACAATGCAGGCAGAATGCCCGGGATCCGACATGAATGCCTCCCTTAGATTTCCCAGACCTATGAGGTTGCTCTCACAAGAAAgtattgtctttctgtgtttaaTGGATACTATGAAGAAATCTGCCTATAACCCAAGCACCCAAGGTTGAGACAGcaaaatcatgagttcaaggccaatctggacCACACAGAAAGACTATTCTAAATGGTGGGAgtgtagatggctcagtgtgggtAAAAGCATCCccagccaagcctgatgacctgagttcattccACAGGATGCACACAACAGACGGAGGAAAACGACTCTGAGAATTGTTCCTGACCACCATATACACAGGtctgcacacgtgtgcacaggcATAttacacacatgcgcgcacacacacacacacacacacacacacacgtgcatgcatgcactggaacaaatgttttttttttcttaaaggaaggaggaaataataaaaaaagcaacAAATATTTCTAGTTGGGCATAGCTGTACATCGGTTTAATCCTattgcttgggaggcagaggcaggtggatctctgtgagtcagcCTGGTTCACactgggagttccaggccagcaataattaatttttaattgtgtatatatgtctatgggATGAGGCCCCAGGCgccagaggaggtcagaagagaggttggatcctctggagctggagttacatcgTTTGTGAGCCTCTCCATCcgggtgctaagaaccaaactcacttttttttttttttaaagatttatttatttatatgtaagtacatgtagctgacttcagacacaccagaagagggcatcagatctcatgacagatggttgtgagccaccatgtggttgctgggaattgaactcaggacctctggaagagcagtcagtgctcttaaccactgagccatctctccagcccttccaaACTCACTTTTACTCTGCTTGTCTGCTTGTCTCTCAGCatgtgtgaggcagaggcagaggcagatcgaGCTCTGTGTGTTAGAGGCcagccacttcttttttttttttttttgttctttttttcggagctggggaccgaacccagggccctgcgcttcctaggtaagcgctctaccactgagctaaatccccagcccgaggcCAGCCACTTCTGTGCAGTCATTTCTAGACCAACCAAGACTAcataaccctgtctcaaaaaaaaaaaaaaaaaaaaaaaggtgggggctggggagatgggagATGGCCCAATGGCAaagggcacaggctgctcttccagaggtcttggggTTCAATTCACAATTTGTGATCGCTTGTAACCAACTAtatataactctagttccaaagaACCCAGTACCCTTTTTTGGCCTCTGTAGGTACCAGGCATATAAGTGGttcacccatgcacataaaataaaattaaaaaatgttaaattatatattaaggactggagagatggctcagcagttaagagcactggctgctcttccagaggtcctgagtttgattcccagcaaccacatggtggctcacaaccatctgtcatggaatctaatactgtcttctggtgtgtctgaagacagctacagtgtactcacatacataaaataaataaataaatctttaaattatatattaaaaagaaagttatgttgggcatagtggcacaggcctttaatcccagcacttaggagacagaggtaggcggatctctatgagtttgaagtcaacctgtacacagtgagttttaggacaaacAGATACATAGTAAGAGTCTGCCTCTCccggttgggggtttagctcagtggtagagcacttgcctagcaagcacaaggccctgggttcagtccccagctcctaaaaaaaaaaaaaaaaaaagactctgcctctcccccctccaaaaaaaaaagttataaaaagaaacacccaggctggagagatggcttagtggttaagagcactgactactcttccaaaggtcctgagttcaagtcccagcaaccacatggtggctcacaagcatctggaatggggatctgatgccctcttctggtgtgtctgtagacaagagacagtgtactcattaaaaaaaaaaagggggggtgctggggatttagctcagtggtagagcgcttacctaggaagcgcaaggccctgggttcggtccccagctccgaaaaaaagaaccaaaaaaaaaaaaaaaaaaaaagtgaagaaaaaaagaacccaacaCCCAATTCAGGTTGTCCAGTctagaaaataaacacataaaaaaaaaaaaagagtcatggggctggagagatggctcagtggttaagagcactgattgttcttccagaagttccaggttcaattctcagcacccgcatggcagctctCACAACTGTCCACTCCCTGGGGCTCCAATacccacacacaggcagacatgcaggCCAAacgacaacaaacaaacaaataaatggcagctggagagatgactcagagcgATGACTGAGTGGTTAAggggacctaagtttgatccctggaacccacacagcagctcaaaACCATCCATAAGCGCGGTTCTGGGCATGGGCATCCCCTTCTAACTTCTGAGGGCTACTGAGACaaatgtggtgcacatatatacgtgcaggcaaaacactcaata comes from the Rattus norvegicus strain BN/NHsdMcwi chromosome 10, GRCr8, whole genome shotgun sequence genome and includes:
- the Shbg gene encoding sex hormone-binding globulin precursor, which gives rise to MEKGEVASLRCRLLLLLLLLTLPPTHQGRTLRHIDPIQSAQDSPAKYLSNGPGQEPVTVLTIDLTKISKPSSSFEFRTWDPEGVIFYGDTNTEDDWFMLGLRDGQLEIQLHNLWARLTVGFGPRLNDGRWHPVELKMNGDSLLLWVDGKEMLCLRQVSASLADHPQLSMRIALGGLLLPTSKLRFPLVPALDGCIRRDIWLGHQAQLSTSARTSLGNCDVDLQPGLFFPPGTHAEFSLQDIPQPHTDPWTFSLELGFKLVDGAGRLLTLGTGTNSSWLTLHLQDQTVVLSSEAEPKLALPLAVGLPLQLKLDVFKVALSQGPKMEVLSTSLLRLASLWRLWSHPQGHLSLGALPGEDSSASFCLSDLWVQGQRLDIDKALSRSQDIWTHSCPQSPSNDTHTSH
- the Shbg gene encoding sex hormone-binding globulin isoform X4, which gives rise to MLGLRDGQLEIQLHNLWARLTVGFGPRLNDGRWHPVELKMNGDSLLLWVDGKEMLCLRQVSASLADHPQLSMRIALGGLLLPTSKLRFPLVPALDGCIRRDIWLGHQAQLSTSARTSLGNCDVDLQPGLFFPPGTHAEFSLQDIPQPHTDPWTFSLELGFKLVDGAGRLLTLGTGTNSSWLTLHLQDQTVVLSSEAEPKLALPLAVGLPLQLKLDVFKVALSQGPKMEVLSTSLLRLASLWRLWSHPQGHLSLGALPGEDSSASFCLSDLWVQGQRLDIDKALSRSQDIWTHSCPQSPSNDTHTSH
- the Shbg gene encoding sex hormone-binding globulin isoform X5 produces the protein MNGDSLLLWVDGKEMLCLRQVSASLADHPQLSMRIALGGLLLPTSKLRFPLVPALDGCIRRDIWLGHQAQLSTSARTSLGNCDVDLQPGLFFPPGTHAEFSLQDIPQPHTDPWTFSLELGFKLVDGAGRLLTLGTGTNSSWLTLHLQDQTVVLSSEAEPKLALPLAVGLPLQLKLDVFKVALSQGPKMEVLSTSLLRLASLWRLWSHPQGHLSLGALPGEDSSASFCLSDLWVQGQRLDIDKALSRSQDIWTHSCPQSPSNDTHTSH
- the Shbg gene encoding sex hormone-binding globulin isoform X2 — translated: MLGEQEVNVECLLQLLSLWERILSLNLEPARLADLCTSTTPSSPAPGIQSAQDSPAKYLSNGPGQEPVTVLTIDLTKISKPSSSFEFRTWDPEGVIFYGDTNTEDDWFMLGLRDGQLEIQLHNLWARLTVGFGPRLNDGRWHPVELKMNGDSLLLWVDGKEMLCLRQVSASLADHPQLSMRIALGGLLLPTSKLRFPLVPALDGCIRRDIWLGHQAQLSTSARTSLGNCDVDLQPGLFFPPGTHAEFSLQDIPQPHTDPWTFSLELGFKLVDGAGRLLTLGTGTNSSWLTLHLQDQTVVLSSEAEPKLALPLAVGLPLQLKLDVFKVALSQGPKMEVLSTSLLRLASLWRLWSHPQGHLSLGALPGEDSSASFCLSDLWVQGQRLDIDKALSRSQDIWTHSCPQSPSNDTHTSH
- the Shbg gene encoding sex hormone-binding globulin isoform X1; translated protein: MFSIDVLAAGDSSGRTLSLISSAFRGAAWSGYSEPLGGQLLTMEKGEVASLRCRLLLLLLLLTLPPTHQGRTLRHIDPIQSAQDSPAKYLSNGPGQEPVTVLTIDLTKISKPSSSFEFRTWDPEGVIFYGDTNTEDDWFMLGLRDGQLEIQLHNLWARLTVGFGPRLNDGRWHPVELKMNGDSLLLWVDGKEMLCLRQVSASLADHPQLSMRIALGGLLLPTSKLRFPLVPALDGCIRRDIWLGHQAQLSTSARTSLGNCDVDLQPGLFFPPGTHAEFSLQDIPQPHTDPWTFSLELGFKLVDGAGRLLTLGTGTNSSWLTLHLQDQTVVLSSEAEPKLALPLAVGLPLQLKLDVFKVALSQGPKMEVLSTSLLRLASLWRLWSHPQGHLSLGALPGEDSSASFCLSDLWVQGQRLDIDKALSRSQDIWTHSCPQSPSNDTHTSH
- the Shbg gene encoding sex hormone-binding globulin isoform X3 gives rise to the protein MSALSVPLQPSTVPVPSFPRPTTLEANQSREERGRARSVGLDFRLHKSAQDSPAKYLSNGPGQEPVTVLTIDLTKISKPSSSFEFRTWDPEGVIFYGDTNTEDDWFMLGLRDGQLEIQLHNLWARLTVGFGPRLNDGRWHPVELKMNGDSLLLWVDGKEMLCLRQVSASLADHPQLSMRIALGGLLLPTSKLRFPLVPALDGCIRRDIWLGHQAQLSTSARTSLGNCDVDLQPGLFFPPGTHAEFSLQDIPQPHTDPWTFSLELGFKLVDGAGRLLTLGTGTNSSWLTLHLQDQTVVLSSEAEPKLALPLAVGLPLQLKLDVFKVALSQGPKMEVLSTSLLRLASLWRLWSHPQGHLSLGALPGEDSSASFCLSDLWVQGQRLDIDKALSRSQDIWTHSCPQSPSNDTHTSH